In Merismopedia glauca CCAP 1448/3, the sequence AAGAGTCAGCAATTTTTGATCGGAGTTTCCAACTAAAACCAAAGCCATCCGTTAGAGCGGTTTCTAGTGCCAGCGTTATTGACATCATCAGCGCTAGGAGGACGATTTAGTTGATTATTGCGACGAAAACGGCGATGAGAACGACTCCCTCTGGTTTGGATGTCGTCGGTATTTTCGGCATTGACATTAGAATCATCAGGAGAATTGGCTGTCACATCTTCACTGGTTGGAGGAGTATCTACACCAGTTACCTCATCAGCTAAGGATCGAGAAGGTAGGGCGATCGCTGAGGTCGCAACTACGACGGAAGTGACGAACAAACAGAGGAGTTTAGAATTCATAAACTTTATACTCCACCACGGGCGTGTATATCTTAATACTATCTACACAATACCTGATTGGCAAATTTCGGAATAAAAAATAAATATTTAGGGTTTTGACCCCAACTTTTGATTTGCTTGTTGCTTGGCGATCGCCGCACCTGGGTAATCTGGCTGAATAGCGATCGCCCGATCGAAAGCGGCGATCGCTTCTCCATATTGCTCTAAAGCCACCAACGCTTTACCTTTATTAAAATGGGCATCAGCAAAATCTGGTTTCAAAGCCACTGCTTGCTCGTAGTCGCTGATGGCTTCTTGATACTTTTTGAGTTGGTAAAAAGCATTACCTCGACTATTCCACACAGCGTATTTTTGAGCGTCCAGGGTAGGATATTGACTAGATGTGGGCACTTTTAAAGCTTGACTATAAACATCTATCGCCTGCCCATATTGACGTAACTGAACCAAGGCATCACCTTTACCACTCAAAGCGTAAAAATAAGTCGGATTTATCTTGAGGGCGCTATCGTAAGCTGAAATCGCCGATTGATACTGTTTTAACTTAATGAGGGCATTCCCTTTACTATTCCAGGCAGCTTCAAAATCGGGTTTAATTTTAATTGCCTTGTCATAGTTGGTTATAGCCTCTTGGTATCGCTGCAAACCTGCTAAAGCATTACCCCTAACGAACCAGACATCATTATAGGCAACTCCAGTAGTCGGACCAATTTTCAAAGCGCGATCGACTGCTGTTATGGCTTCTGGATACCGTTGCAAAAAATTGAGTGCCTCAGCCCGATTGTACAAAACAACCCAAGTGCTAGGGCTATCTGGATCGAGTGCTAAAGCTTTATCGTAAGCGGCGATCGCAGTTTCATAACGCTTTTGTTTCGCTAGTACTAATCCTTTGCCTTCCCAAGCAGTCGAATTTTCGGCATCAAGTTGCAAAATAGCTTCATAAGCAGCCAATGAATCCTCATATCGTCCTAAAGCGAATAGGGCATCACCTTCGCACAACTTAGTTTCAGGATTGTTAGCATCAGCAGCTAGAGCTTGTTGACATACTACCAGTGCATCTTTAGGACGCTGCAAATTTCTCAATACTTCGCTTTTACCAACTAAAGCAGAGGATAAGCTAGGGTCAAGTTTAATGGCTTTTTCATAAGAAGCCAAGGCAGCATCATAACGTTTTAAAGAAGATAACACTCCACCCCTACCAATCCAAGCCTCTGCATCATCGGGGTTGATTTCCAGCGCCTTTTCAAAAGAGGTTAATGCCCCATCCCACCGATTCAATTCTGCTAGCCCATAACCACGGGCTATCCAGCTTGAAGGGTCATCTGGAGAGATTTCTGTAGCTTTTTCATAAGCCATCAAAGCAGGTTCATAACGCTTCAAATTGAGTAAAGTATTACCTTTACCAATCCAAGCGTAAGTATAATCTGCCTGAATTGCGATCGCATCTTCGTAGGTGGTGAGGGCTTCTTCGTAGCGCTTTAAGTTGAAGAGAGTATCACCTTTACCAGCCAACGCTTCAGGAGAATTAGGATTTAGTTGAATGGCGCGATCGTAGGTAGCTAGCCCTTCTTCGTAGCGGTTGAGATTATTTAGGGCAGTTGCTTTGTTAATCAAAGCATTAAAACCTTTAGTTGCACTAATGCTCGCACTTTCGCAAACTTTCAGCGATTCTTCATATTTTTGGGCATCAACTAATTCTTGACACTGCTTGTACGCCTCAGCCGGATTACCTCGAAAATAAATCGCCGCCAACATCGAAATCAAGGCGACTGAAACTGCTGCTACTGTAATGCCTATATAAGAGTTGCGCCACACAAATCTTGGTTCCTGACTCATTTTTTTTGGTAGTTAACAGAAGGAAATAATCAGCATTTTTATCTAAATTTTTACAAATTACTTATCTGTCTCTGCACTTTTTCCAAAAAACAATGCGATGATAAATGCTAACTTTCAGATTCCACTCTACAGTCTGAGGGCAACCAGTAAAAATAAATCCAGTCCGATTGGTTGAGATAAATTTTTATGAAACCCACATTTAAAAAATTTAGCCCCTTTTTTACCACATTATTAGTTGCTACGGCATTAGGTCAACCAGTCACCCAAGCCGAAACTATAACTCCAGCGCCTGATGGTACAGGAACTCAGGTAAATTCTAGTGGTAACCGTCTCGACATCAAAGGCGGACAACTATCGAAAGATGGTGCCAATCTCTTTCATAGCTTCTCCCAGTTTGGCTTAACACCAGAGCAAACTGCAAACTTTCTCTCGAATCCATCGATTCAAAATATATTAGGTAGGGTGACAGGTGGTAACCCTTCTGTGATTAATGGCTTAATTCAAGTCAGTGGGGGCAATTCTAACTTATTTTTGATGAATCCATCAGGAATCATCTTTGGCAATAACGCCAGACTCGATGTTTCTGGTTCCTTCTCGGCGACTACAGCTAATGGAATTGGGTTTGGCTCTAGTTGGTTCAACGCTACTGGCACTAATGACTATGCTAATCTAGTCGGCACTCCCACTAGCTTTGCTTTTGCTACTAGTCAGCCAGGAGGTATTATCAATACTGGCAATCTAGCTGTGAATTCTGGACAGAATTTAACTCTATTGGGCGGAACGGTATTAAGTACCGGAGAATTATCAGCACCAGGTGGAAATATCACCGTCACCGCAGTTCCAGGTGAGAATTTGGTGCGTCTGACTCAAACTGGAAACTTGCTGAGTTTGGATATTCAACCAATAGGTAGTAATCAACCCAATAATTCTAATTTACCAGTCGCTTCCCTACCCCAATTATTGACAGGTGGGAATGTTCCCACGGCTACAGGAGTCAGAATAAATAGTAATGGACAAGTAGAATTAACTGGTTCTGGTATTACTGTAGAAAATGGCGATATAGTCGCCAAAAATGTCACATCTGGGCAAGCAACTTTATCAGCCAGTAACAATCTCACCCTAGTAGAAAGCAAGTTACAAACTACAGGAGACTTGAATCTATTTGCTGGCGATACAGTAACAGCGCGAGATAGTACAGCTAATCCAGTTTCACTGCAAGCTGGGGAACGTTTATATCTTCAAGGCAATCAAAAGGTCGATCTTTTCGCTTTGAATCACCCTGCTAGCGGTTTATTTGCAGGTGGAGATCTAGTACTTCGTTCTAGTAATACAGTAGGTGGAGATGCCCACTATTGGACGGGAGGCAACTTTAGAATTGAAAAACTTGATGGTAGTGCAGGCAATTTATTTAGCCCCTACGATCCAGCCATTATAGCTCTAGGCGATGTGACTTTGGGAGACTATACTGGGGCATCCTTGGGTATTGCCGCAGGTGGTAAGGTAACTTTGGGCAATGTGACTATAAATGCTGCCGATCCAGCTACAGTAGCCTTTCCAACGATTACGGTGACATTACCCAGTGGACAAACCCAGAATATTAATGTTGCTACCGAGCCTGGTTTAGTAGTTTTATCTGGAATAAATGTTACACCTCTATTTACCGCTCTAGGACTGCCACCAGGAAACAATGTGATTCCTCCTAGTTCTGTTGCGCCTACTTTTGGTAGTCCTACTAGTGCTGATATTACTATAGGTAATATTTCGATTACTGCTCCTGGGGGGATTGTTTTTCTCAGTAACACCAACACTCTAGTTAACGTACCTTCTGTTGGGAACTTTACCTTGCTGGCGAATTCAGCCTTACCAGGTGGAAATATTCAAACTGGTGGGATAGATGTCAGTAATCCTAGCGAGGGTGGAAATGTCGTTTTATCTGCCAGAAGCAATATTTTGACAGGAAGCATACTAACTTCCTCAACTAACGGAAATGCTGGAGAAATTAGCCTGACTAGTACGGGTGGAGGTATTAATACTACCGCAGGCAGTTTAGATTCTACTTCTGATAGCGGTAATGGAGGAGATATATCTCTGACAGCTAATGGTAATATCACCACTAATGCTCTGAATTCGAGGTCTGTGTCTGGGCCTGGAGGTAATATTACAGTTACCAGTACAGGTGGTACGATCGATACTACTTTAGGAGAACTATCTTCCTATTCTAGTAGCAGTAATTCCGGATCGGTTTCTCTGACGGCTGATGGTAACATCACCACTAGTGACATTTTTTCAGCTAGTCCTAATTTAGGTGATGGTAATGGCGGAAAGATTACCATTACTAGTCAAACAGGGGCGATAAATACTACTTTAGGAGAACTATTCTCTTTTGGCGATATCGGAGATGGAGGAGATATATCTCTGACGGCTTTTGGTTCGATTAATACAGGTGAGATCGACTCTAGTTCAATTGACACTGATGCAGGAAATATAACACTAACAAGTAGTACCGGAGCAATTAATACTAATGATTTAACAGCTACTGGATTTAATGGTGGAGCAGTTACTCTCAATGCTTTACTTAACATTAATACTGGTGCTATTAATACTTCTGGAGATGCAGTAGATGGTGGAGATGTAACGCTGAAAGCTACGGGTGATATTCAAGTTACTTCCATCAATGCTCAAAATGCAGGAAGTGGTACTGGTGGAGATGTAAGTATCACAACTCAGTCTTTTTTCCGAGCTACTGGCTCTTTTATCGACAAAAATAGTGTAGATGCCAGTATTTCCACGGCTGGAGGTGTTAGTGGAGGTGATATTACGATCCAACATGGTGGTAATGGTTTGACACCTTTTATTGTCGGCGATGCTAGTGTTAACGGTACAAGTGCAGGAATTACCAGTGGTTCTAATAATACTATTAGCCCAACTCAGTCTTTCTCTGGTAACTACACCCAGGGGAATATTGAAATAATTACAAACGCCTCTCCGTCACCATCACCGAGTCCCTCTCCGTCACCATCACCAAGTCCCTCACCATCTGTCAACAAGCCACCGATCGCCATTGAAGATGGGGCGATCGCTTCGGTTAACTTACCCATTATCATTAATTTAGTCACCAATGACAGCGATCCAGATGGGGATATCTTGAGGGCGATCGCAGTTACTCCAGCTAGCAACGGTCAAGTAGTCCTCAATCCTGATGGAACTGTGACTTATACCCCCAATAATAGCTTTATTGGTACTGATACCTTCACTTACACCATCAGCGATGGTAAGGGTGGAACAGCGACAGCGACAGCTACGGTGAATGTCCCTCCTAATCTCGATCAAGTAACCACTTCTCCGCCATCTGCACCTCAAACCAGCAATAATGCTCTGTTGGTGGCTAGATCCCAAGACTTTAGCGTTGATACGGTGGTAGGGAATATCGAAACCAGTTTTACCAACGAGTATGATCAATACTTTAAAAAATCCATCGAAACTAGCCTGATTAACCTCACTGATGCCCGTTCTTCCTTAAGGCAGATTGAGAAAGCAACTGGGGTTAAACCAGCGATTATTTATGCGGTATTTACTCCCAAATCCGGTATTCCTGGAAACCTAGGCGAAAAACAAGTTCCCCAAGATAGCGATATTTTAGATTTGGTGATCGTGACATCATCTAAAAACCCAATTCGGATCGCTGTTCCCGATGCGACTAGAGCCAAGGTGCGGGAAGCTGCCCTAGAATTTTATAGCCAAGTTTCAGACTCTAAACAAGCAAAAACCACTGGTTATTTAGCTCCTGCTCAGCAATTGTATCAATGGATCTTTAAACCTCTAGAAGCCGACTTGCAACAGCAAGGGATTCAGAATATCATGTTTATCTCTGATTCCGGTTTGCGATCGATTCCTCTAGGGGCGCTGCATGATGGTAAGCAATTTGCGATCGAGAAGTATAGCATTGGCTTAGCTCCCAGTCTCAGCTTGACGGATACCCGCTATATGGATATCAAAAACTCTAGAGTTTTAGCGATGGGAGCCGGAGAATTTCCCGCAGACCAAGATCAAGATCCATTATTAGCTGCACCTGTAGAAGTAGCAACTATTGCCGAGAAGGTTTGGCGGGGTAAACCCGTCTTGAATCAGGAATTTACCTTAAATAACCTGAAAGGACAACGAGAAAGGCAACCTTTTGGCATCGTTCACCTAGCTACCCATGCTGATTTTCAACCTGGAGATGCAGCTAATTCTTACGTTCAGCTTTATGACACTAAAATTCCCTTAGATCAAGCCAGACAGCTAGGATTTGCCAACCCAGGAACCGAGTTATTAGTGGTGAGTGCTTGTCGTTCGGCGTTGGGCGATCGCAATGCAGAGTTAGGTTTTGCAGGATTTGCAGTGCAAGCAGGCGTGAAAAGCGTTGTCGCTAGTTTGTGGGATGTGAGCGATACTGGCGCTTTGGCTTTGATGACTGAGTTTTATCGCCAATTGAACACAGCACCGATTAAGGCAGAAGCCTTGAGACAAGCACAAATAGCCATGATTCAGGAGAAAGTTAAGATTGAGGGGAATGAGTTAGTCACTGCTGAGGATCGTATCCCCTTATCGCCAGAAGTCGCGACTTATTTGCGGCGCAATACTGTGGGTAAGTTATCTCATCCTTTCTACTGGGCAGCTTTCACTATCATTGGTAGCCCTTGGTAAATATTTAATTTGTGGCGTTGCTGAATCAAGGTATGAAATAGGTTGACACTTCGACAAGCTCAGTGTGCCACACCCCAAGTGGGAAGAGTGAGAGATCATGGTGGAAGAAAATCCAACCAACAATCAACAATCAACAATTCATACTTCAAATCAGCAATGCCAACCAACCAACCACAGCTTGTCCCCAACCGATCTGCAATTTCACCCTTGCAAGTATTAATACCTGGCTGTTAGGCTAACCTAAATGAACATCTCAAGGTAGCCGTTTAGATCCTATGTTTGATTGTATTATTGTTGGCGCTGGTCCTGCCGGTGGTACTGCTGCTTATCATTTAGCTAAAAAAGGGCATTCAGTTTTAATTTTAGAAAAAGCCGTACTACCCAGATATAAACCTTGTGGCGGAGGTGTCTCTCCCGTCATTGCTAAATGGTTCGACTTTGACTTTAGTCCCGCAATTTCTACCAAATCTAGCACAATTCGCTACACCTGGAAAATGGAAGATCCCGTACAGGTAGAATTGCAAACCAGAGAACCAATTTGGATGGTTCGGCGTGATATTTTCGACCATTTTTTAGTGCAACAAGCCCAAAAACAAGGTGCGGAACTTCAACATAATACAGAAGTCACTGGGATTGAGTTTGTCAACGACTGCTGGAATGTTAAAACAGCTAACGGTACATTTAGCGGTAAATATCTCATCGCTGCTGATGGTGCTAAAGGGATGATGGCTAAATGGCTGGGTTTTAAAGAACGCAAACGTCGCTTAGCTGGCGCTTTGGAAGTAGAAACCCCAGCACCTCAAGGACAAAAGCCTGAAGTTCATTTTGAGTTTGGCATGGTCAAAAATGGCTATATTTGGAACTTCCCTAAAGCTGATGGTTATTCAATTGGTGTCGGTACTTTTATTGGTGGCGAACCCCAAGACTTTAAGGGGATTTTGACCGAATATGGCAAGTCTTTTGGGGTAGATATCAACGCTAGCAAACAGTTTGGTCATGCTTTATGCTTGTGGGATGGCGATCAAAAGCTACATACCCAAAAAGCCCTCTTAGCTGGAGAAGCGGCTTGTGTCGTCGATCCTTTTACTGCGGAAGGAATTCGTCCTTCTATTTTTACTGGTGTCAAAGCCGCAGAAGCTATTAGCGCCGCCTTGGGTGGAGATCTCAACGCTTTGGAAACATATAGTAAAACCATTAGTGAACAATGGGGTCAAGATATGAAGTGGGCGCAACGCATCGCTGGCGCTTTCTATCGCTTCCCTGGAGTTGGCTATCGAGTTGGGGTGAAACGTCCTAGCGCGACTGTGATCATGACCAAAATTCTGTGCGGAGAGTTGCGTTACTCTGACGTTGCAGGTAAAGCCTTAAAACGATTGAGTGGTTTACCTGGATTTGGTGGTTAAGTAACAACCGCCAGGGGTTCAAAACCCCAATTTTTGTAGAGACGTAGCACTGCTACGTCTCTACAAGGTGTCTAAAAACTTCTTTAGTATTGGAGAACATTTAGCCAATCGAGAATTAGAGGATTGACTATATCTGGACACTCGTCATGAGGACAATGACCAGCATTGGGAATTTCTGTAAATTTGACTGATTTACCACTTTCAGCTAAGTTTTGGAAGATTTTTCCGCCCGCTATAGGTGTCCAAGGATCGTCAGCCCCCCATAAGACTAATAGCGATCGCTCTACCTTGGACAATAACTCTAGGGGAGTAGGTCCTGCTGGTGCTGAGGTAATCT encodes:
- a CDS encoding CHAT domain-containing protein — translated: MKPTFKKFSPFFTTLLVATALGQPVTQAETITPAPDGTGTQVNSSGNRLDIKGGQLSKDGANLFHSFSQFGLTPEQTANFLSNPSIQNILGRVTGGNPSVINGLIQVSGGNSNLFLMNPSGIIFGNNARLDVSGSFSATTANGIGFGSSWFNATGTNDYANLVGTPTSFAFATSQPGGIINTGNLAVNSGQNLTLLGGTVLSTGELSAPGGNITVTAVPGENLVRLTQTGNLLSLDIQPIGSNQPNNSNLPVASLPQLLTGGNVPTATGVRINSNGQVELTGSGITVENGDIVAKNVTSGQATLSASNNLTLVESKLQTTGDLNLFAGDTVTARDSTANPVSLQAGERLYLQGNQKVDLFALNHPASGLFAGGDLVLRSSNTVGGDAHYWTGGNFRIEKLDGSAGNLFSPYDPAIIALGDVTLGDYTGASLGIAAGGKVTLGNVTINAADPATVAFPTITVTLPSGQTQNINVATEPGLVVLSGINVTPLFTALGLPPGNNVIPPSSVAPTFGSPTSADITIGNISITAPGGIVFLSNTNTLVNVPSVGNFTLLANSALPGGNIQTGGIDVSNPSEGGNVVLSARSNILTGSILTSSTNGNAGEISLTSTGGGINTTAGSLDSTSDSGNGGDISLTANGNITTNALNSRSVSGPGGNITVTSTGGTIDTTLGELSSYSSSSNSGSVSLTADGNITTSDIFSASPNLGDGNGGKITITSQTGAINTTLGELFSFGDIGDGGDISLTAFGSINTGEIDSSSIDTDAGNITLTSSTGAINTNDLTATGFNGGAVTLNALLNINTGAINTSGDAVDGGDVTLKATGDIQVTSINAQNAGSGTGGDVSITTQSFFRATGSFIDKNSVDASISTAGGVSGGDITIQHGGNGLTPFIVGDASVNGTSAGITSGSNNTISPTQSFSGNYTQGNIEIITNASPSPSPSPSPSPSPSPSPSVNKPPIAIEDGAIASVNLPIIINLVTNDSDPDGDILRAIAVTPASNGQVVLNPDGTVTYTPNNSFIGTDTFTYTISDGKGGTATATATVNVPPNLDQVTTSPPSAPQTSNNALLVARSQDFSVDTVVGNIETSFTNEYDQYFKKSIETSLINLTDARSSLRQIEKATGVKPAIIYAVFTPKSGIPGNLGEKQVPQDSDILDLVIVTSSKNPIRIAVPDATRAKVREAALEFYSQVSDSKQAKTTGYLAPAQQLYQWIFKPLEADLQQQGIQNIMFISDSGLRSIPLGALHDGKQFAIEKYSIGLAPSLSLTDTRYMDIKNSRVLAMGAGEFPADQDQDPLLAAPVEVATIAEKVWRGKPVLNQEFTLNNLKGQRERQPFGIVHLATHADFQPGDAANSYVQLYDTKIPLDQARQLGFANPGTELLVVSACRSALGDRNAELGFAGFAVQAGVKSVVASLWDVSDTGALALMTEFYRQLNTAPIKAEALRQAQIAMIQEKVKIEGNELVTAEDRIPLSPEVATYLRRNTVGKLSHPFYWAAFTIIGSPW
- a CDS encoding geranylgeranyl reductase family protein yields the protein MFDCIIVGAGPAGGTAAYHLAKKGHSVLILEKAVLPRYKPCGGGVSPVIAKWFDFDFSPAISTKSSTIRYTWKMEDPVQVELQTREPIWMVRRDIFDHFLVQQAQKQGAELQHNTEVTGIEFVNDCWNVKTANGTFSGKYLIAADGAKGMMAKWLGFKERKRRLAGALEVETPAPQGQKPEVHFEFGMVKNGYIWNFPKADGYSIGVGTFIGGEPQDFKGILTEYGKSFGVDINASKQFGHALCLWDGDQKLHTQKALLAGEAACVVDPFTAEGIRPSIFTGVKAAEAISAALGGDLNALETYSKTISEQWGQDMKWAQRIAGAFYRFPGVGYRVGVKRPSATVIMTKILCGELRYSDVAGKALKRLSGLPGFGG
- a CDS encoding tetratricopeptide repeat protein, which codes for MSQEPRFVWRNSYIGITVAAVSVALISMLAAIYFRGNPAEAYKQCQELVDAQKYEESLKVCESASISATKGFNALINKATALNNLNRYEEGLATYDRAIQLNPNSPEALAGKGDTLFNLKRYEEALTTYEDAIAIQADYTYAWIGKGNTLLNLKRYEPALMAYEKATEISPDDPSSWIARGYGLAELNRWDGALTSFEKALEINPDDAEAWIGRGGVLSSLKRYDAALASYEKAIKLDPSLSSALVGKSEVLRNLQRPKDALVVCQQALAADANNPETKLCEGDALFALGRYEDSLAAYEAILQLDAENSTAWEGKGLVLAKQKRYETAIAAYDKALALDPDSPSTWVVLYNRAEALNFLQRYPEAITAVDRALKIGPTTGVAYNDVWFVRGNALAGLQRYQEAITNYDKAIKIKPDFEAAWNSKGNALIKLKQYQSAISAYDSALKINPTYFYALSGKGDALVQLRQYGQAIDVYSQALKVPTSSQYPTLDAQKYAVWNSRGNAFYQLKKYQEAISDYEQAVALKPDFADAHFNKGKALVALEQYGEAIAAFDRAIAIQPDYPGAAIAKQQANQKLGSKP